A window from Citrus sinensis cultivar Valencia sweet orange chromosome 3, DVS_A1.0, whole genome shotgun sequence encodes these proteins:
- the LOC102617513 gene encoding probable serine/threonine-protein kinase PBL19 isoform X1 has protein sequence MKCFHYFKEKKLRRREERSAPELKEPRKSADYSGAESDRFVKSSCSASVTSPRGIPELYEEKAHNLRVFSYSEMRQATNDFSRMLKIGEGGFGSVYKSSIKPAAGDGTSEATVVAIKKLNRDGLQGHKQWVAEVQFLGVLEHPNLVKLIGYCAVDGERGIQRLLVYEFMLNRSLEDHLFNRAFPPLPWKTRLHIILGAAEGLAYLHEGLEVQVIYRDFKASNVLLDENFRPKLSDFGLAREGPMVGHTHVSTAVVGTFGYAAPDYIETGHLTAKSDVWSFGVVLYEMLTGRRSLERNRPKTEQRLLEWVQQYPADSKKFGLIMDPRLEKEYSINEARKIGRLADNCLSKSSKDRPKMSQVVERLKQIVQVSNEGDSFDKTFEEICEEDPVEAQTKQKQHEPSEAWKRRMAHLAKLGEHVEGASRRRLLIMQRAKVV, from the exons ATGAAGTGCTTTCACTATTTCAAGGAgaagaaattgagaagaagGGAAGAAAGATCAGCTCCGGAGTTGAAAGAGCCAAGAAAGTCTGCAGATTATTCTGGGGCAGAGAGTGATCGTTTTGTTAAATCTTCATGCTCAGCGTCAGTGACTTCCCCGCGTGGGATTCCTGAGTTGTACGAAGAGAAAGCTCATAATTTGAGAGTGTTTTCATATTCTGAGATGAGACAAGCCACAAATGATTTCAGCAGGATGCTTAAGATTGGTGAAGGTGGATTTGGGAGTGTGTATAAAAGTTCAATTAAGCCTGCTGCAGGTGATGGGACAAGTGAGGCTACTGTAGTTGCTATCAAAAAGCTTAACAGGGACGGCTTGCAg GGTCACAAACAGTGGGTAGCAGAGGTCCAATTTCTTGGTGTTCTGGAACACCCAAATCTTGTCAAACTGATAGGATACTGTGCTGTAGATGGAGAAAGAGGGATCCAGCGCCTACTTGTATATGAGTTTATGCTGAATAGGAGCTTGGAAGATCATCTTTTTAACAGGGCATTTCCACCCCTTCCTTGGAAAACAAGATTACATATAATACTTGGGGCAGCTGAAGGATTGGCTTACCTACATGAAGGATTGGAAGTTCAG GTGATATATCGTGATTTCAAAGCCTCCAATGTTTTATTGGATGAGAATTTTAGGCCAAAACTTTCAGACTTTGGACTTGCAAGGGAAGGGCCAATGGTTGGCCATACACACGTGTCGACAGCA GTGGTGGGAACATTCGGATACGCTGCTCCAGATTACATAGAGACAGGTCATCTCACAGCCAAAAGTGATGTATGGAGCTTTGGTGTAGTATTGTATGAGATGCTTACTGGCAGGCGGTCATTGGAAAGAAACCGCCCAAAAACAGAGCAGAGACTTTTGGAATGGGTGCAGCAGTATCCCGCTGATAGTAAAAAGTTTGGCTTGATAATGGACCCTCGACTTGAGAAAGAGTACTCGATCAATGAGGCTCGAAAAATTGGCAGGTTAGCAGACAATTGCTTGTCAAAGAGTTCCAAGGATCGGCCAAAGATGAGTCAGGTGGTGGAGAGATTGAAGCAGATAGTGCAAGTTTCAAATGAAGGAGACTCCTTTGATAAAACTTTTGAAGAGATCTGTGAAGAGGACCCGGTTGAGGCACAAACGAAGCAGAAGCAACATGAACCTTCTGAGGCATGGAAAAGACGAATGGCACATTTAGCTAAACTTGGTGAGCATGTAGAAGGAGCTAGTAGAAGAAGATTGTTGATTATGCAGAGAGCCAAAGTGGTTTGA
- the LOC102617513 gene encoding probable serine/threonine-protein kinase PBL19 isoform X2 → MRQATNDFSRMLKIGEGGFGSVYKSSIKPAAGDGTSEATVVAIKKLNRDGLQGHKQWVAEVQFLGVLEHPNLVKLIGYCAVDGERGIQRLLVYEFMLNRSLEDHLFNRAFPPLPWKTRLHIILGAAEGLAYLHEGLEVQVIYRDFKASNVLLDENFRPKLSDFGLAREGPMVGHTHVSTAVVGTFGYAAPDYIETGHLTAKSDVWSFGVVLYEMLTGRRSLERNRPKTEQRLLEWVQQYPADSKKFGLIMDPRLEKEYSINEARKIGRLADNCLSKSSKDRPKMSQVVERLKQIVQVSNEGDSFDKTFEEICEEDPVEAQTKQKQHEPSEAWKRRMAHLAKLGEHVEGASRRRLLIMQRAKVV, encoded by the exons ATGAGACAAGCCACAAATGATTTCAGCAGGATGCTTAAGATTGGTGAAGGTGGATTTGGGAGTGTGTATAAAAGTTCAATTAAGCCTGCTGCAGGTGATGGGACAAGTGAGGCTACTGTAGTTGCTATCAAAAAGCTTAACAGGGACGGCTTGCAg GGTCACAAACAGTGGGTAGCAGAGGTCCAATTTCTTGGTGTTCTGGAACACCCAAATCTTGTCAAACTGATAGGATACTGTGCTGTAGATGGAGAAAGAGGGATCCAGCGCCTACTTGTATATGAGTTTATGCTGAATAGGAGCTTGGAAGATCATCTTTTTAACAGGGCATTTCCACCCCTTCCTTGGAAAACAAGATTACATATAATACTTGGGGCAGCTGAAGGATTGGCTTACCTACATGAAGGATTGGAAGTTCAG GTGATATATCGTGATTTCAAAGCCTCCAATGTTTTATTGGATGAGAATTTTAGGCCAAAACTTTCAGACTTTGGACTTGCAAGGGAAGGGCCAATGGTTGGCCATACACACGTGTCGACAGCA GTGGTGGGAACATTCGGATACGCTGCTCCAGATTACATAGAGACAGGTCATCTCACAGCCAAAAGTGATGTATGGAGCTTTGGTGTAGTATTGTATGAGATGCTTACTGGCAGGCGGTCATTGGAAAGAAACCGCCCAAAAACAGAGCAGAGACTTTTGGAATGGGTGCAGCAGTATCCCGCTGATAGTAAAAAGTTTGGCTTGATAATGGACCCTCGACTTGAGAAAGAGTACTCGATCAATGAGGCTCGAAAAATTGGCAGGTTAGCAGACAATTGCTTGTCAAAGAGTTCCAAGGATCGGCCAAAGATGAGTCAGGTGGTGGAGAGATTGAAGCAGATAGTGCAAGTTTCAAATGAAGGAGACTCCTTTGATAAAACTTTTGAAGAGATCTGTGAAGAGGACCCGGTTGAGGCACAAACGAAGCAGAAGCAACATGAACCTTCTGAGGCATGGAAAAGACGAATGGCACATTTAGCTAAACTTGGTGAGCATGTAGAAGGAGCTAGTAGAAGAAGATTGTTGATTATGCAGAGAGCCAAAGTGGTTTGA